The following proteins are co-located in the Imtechella halotolerans genome:
- the agaR gene encoding transcriptional repressor AgaR, which produces MKKTAERRSKILQVLDEQGQVNVSNLSEMLGVSEVTIRNDLDKLEKNKLLIRAHGGAFKTSNIALTVTEKKKINLDVKRKIGAKAASFIEENDSIILDSGTTTFEISNNLGRFEKLTVISNALDIVNNLVKYEHLEVFMPGGYLKEFSMSLVGPMAERNFRQVQCRKLFLGVDGIKPDVGVYTHYMEEAYLNQIMIDSADEVIVVADSSKFKRSGLAYICGLERVHKVITDSAIEEDSIRMLQKNNIEVVIVD; this is translated from the coding sequence ATGAAAAAAACAGCAGAACGTAGATCCAAGATTCTGCAGGTGTTGGATGAGCAAGGTCAGGTAAATGTTAGTAATCTTAGTGAGATGCTCGGTGTTAGTGAAGTAACCATCCGAAATGATCTTGATAAACTTGAAAAAAACAAATTACTAATCAGGGCACATGGAGGGGCATTTAAAACAAGTAATATTGCCCTTACGGTTACTGAAAAAAAGAAAATAAATTTAGATGTTAAGCGTAAAATAGGTGCAAAGGCAGCTTCCTTTATTGAGGAAAATGACTCAATAATATTGGATTCGGGAACAACAACCTTCGAAATTTCTAATAATCTTGGGAGATTTGAAAAACTTACTGTGATAAGTAATGCACTTGATATCGTAAATAACCTAGTTAAATATGAACACCTAGAGGTTTTTATGCCTGGAGGTTACTTGAAGGAGTTCTCTATGTCATTGGTTGGCCCAATGGCCGAGCGTAACTTTCGACAGGTACAATGTAGGAAGTTGTTTTTAGGAGTGGATGGTATTAAGCCTGATGTTGGCGTATATACGCATTATATGGAAGAGGCGTATTTGAATCAGATAATGATTGATAGTGCAGATGAAGTTATTGTAGTGGCTGATTCTTCTAAATTTAAACGTAGCGGATTGGCTTATATTTGTGGATTGGAAAGAGTTCATAAGGTGATTACTGATTCAGCAATAGAAGAAGATAGTATTCGAATGCTTCAGAAAAATAACATAGAAGTAGTGATTGTGGACTAG
- a CDS encoding S41 family peptidase, giving the protein MKNFTMLLYTFFCTVVLWGQERPQWMRYVSISPTGEYIAFTYKGDLYKVPSQGGQAIQLTFHQAHDYMPIWSKDGKQLAFASDRYGNFDVYVMDASGGEAKRLTFHSNDEYPYTFSSDGNSIWFGGVRQDVAEHRQYPTGSQPEVYTVPVQGGRVKQLWTLPAEALQVNSTGSTILYHDKKGGENEWRKHHQSSITRDIWSYDVATGTHKMITSFYGEDRNPVFAPGGNSIYYLSETSGNFNIHKMNVSGGDSKQLTQFKLHPVRFLTIADNGLMSFSYDGEVYTFREGQQPNKVNVQLFTQASQNQDAVVTVNGGISEMALSPDGKEVAVIARGEVFVTSIDGAITKRVTQTPATERFLNFSPDGNSLIYAREENGKWSIFKSERIRSEEPFFFASTLLKEEPLILNENENYHPVVSPDGKKVAYIENRRTLKVLTLATKEAVTLLTPKELFHMYDGDQFFTWSPDSKWLLASFKPTMANGEIVLLDASAKKPMENLTQSGYDDYSPKWVNGGKQLLWFSNRDGMKSFATSGGSQSDVYTLFLTQEGWDRFRLSKDDFNLLKELEKVNKKEAIKEEDKKKSGSKKEDIQINELKFDWEDLRDRKARLTIHSSQLGDAVLSDDGEKLYYLARFEKGMNLWSTDLRTKETKMELALNTSFGRLAWDKEHKSLFLLSGGSISKINPQGFKKEVVKIAGEMTQDVMAERTYMFEHVWLRTKGIFYTPDMHGVDWDLLKKEYAKYVPHIGNSYEFAEMLSEMLGELNVSHAGARYNNRMSGGDETASLGIFIDYSYDGDGIKIAEVIKGGPLDKAHLDIASGMIIEKIDGEKVTTTKDVAQYLNRKADKFTLLEVKSVSGKDTKQVTVKPISLREENALLYRRWVKINQDEVERMSNGQLGYVHIPGMGDGPYRNTYEEMMGKYHNRKGMIIDTRFNGGGDLVADLAMFFTGEKFLEYATADRAVGYEPTFRWTKPTLAMFNEANYSDGHCFACGYTDLNIGKTVGMPVPGTCSFAGWETLPDGTRWGAVPISVKNKAGEWLENNETKPDVQVKNMPGAIDQGKDEQLERAIQELLKEIQ; this is encoded by the coding sequence ATGAAGAATTTTACAATGTTACTGTATACTTTTTTTTGTACAGTAGTTTTATGGGGACAAGAACGTCCACAATGGATGCGTTATGTATCAATTTCGCCTACGGGAGAGTATATAGCATTTACATACAAAGGAGATTTGTATAAAGTACCTTCTCAAGGAGGTCAGGCCATTCAGCTCACATTTCATCAAGCCCATGATTATATGCCTATTTGGAGTAAAGATGGTAAACAACTGGCATTTGCGTCTGATCGTTATGGCAATTTTGATGTTTATGTGATGGACGCTTCAGGTGGTGAGGCAAAACGACTTACTTTTCATTCCAATGATGAGTATCCATATACTTTTTCATCAGATGGGAACTCAATATGGTTTGGTGGTGTAAGACAAGATGTTGCTGAGCATCGTCAGTATCCTACTGGGTCTCAGCCTGAGGTGTATACGGTTCCGGTGCAAGGTGGTCGTGTTAAACAATTATGGACACTTCCGGCAGAAGCGTTACAAGTTAATTCTACAGGGAGTACTATTTTATATCATGATAAAAAAGGAGGAGAGAATGAGTGGAGAAAACATCATCAGTCATCTATAACAAGAGATATATGGTCTTATGATGTTGCCACTGGGACACACAAAATGATTACTTCATTTTACGGAGAAGATCGCAATCCTGTGTTTGCTCCTGGAGGAAATTCAATTTATTATTTAAGTGAAACATCAGGGAACTTTAATATTCATAAAATGAATGTTTCTGGCGGAGACTCCAAACAGCTAACTCAGTTTAAACTTCATCCAGTACGTTTCTTAACTATCGCAGATAATGGACTTATGAGTTTTAGTTATGATGGAGAAGTTTACACTTTTCGTGAAGGACAGCAACCCAATAAGGTAAATGTCCAACTCTTTACTCAAGCATCTCAAAACCAAGATGCAGTTGTAACTGTTAATGGAGGAATTAGTGAGATGGCTCTATCTCCTGATGGTAAAGAAGTTGCTGTAATAGCAAGAGGTGAGGTATTTGTTACTTCAATAGACGGGGCAATTACTAAACGTGTAACACAAACCCCTGCCACAGAACGTTTTTTGAATTTTTCACCGGATGGCAATTCTTTAATTTATGCAAGGGAAGAAAATGGGAAATGGAGTATTTTTAAATCTGAACGTATTCGATCAGAAGAACCTTTCTTTTTTGCTTCCACATTGCTTAAAGAAGAGCCACTAATACTTAATGAGAATGAAAATTATCATCCGGTGGTTTCACCCGATGGAAAGAAAGTGGCCTATATTGAAAATAGACGAACCTTAAAAGTGTTAACACTTGCGACTAAAGAAGCGGTAACCTTACTGACACCCAAAGAATTGTTTCATATGTATGATGGTGATCAGTTTTTCACATGGAGTCCTGACAGCAAGTGGTTACTGGCTTCCTTCAAACCAACTATGGCTAATGGTGAGATTGTACTATTGGATGCATCGGCCAAGAAACCCATGGAGAATTTAACTCAGAGTGGATATGATGATTACTCACCTAAATGGGTAAATGGTGGGAAGCAGTTGTTATGGTTTAGTAACCGAGATGGTATGAAGAGCTTTGCTACCAGCGGAGGGTCACAAAGTGATGTTTATACCTTGTTTTTAACACAGGAAGGTTGGGATCGATTTCGTCTAAGTAAGGATGATTTCAATCTGTTAAAAGAATTGGAAAAGGTCAATAAGAAAGAGGCTATTAAGGAAGAAGACAAGAAGAAGAGTGGGTCTAAAAAGGAAGATATTCAAATAAATGAGTTGAAATTTGATTGGGAGGATTTGCGTGATCGAAAAGCACGTCTTACTATACACTCCTCTCAATTAGGAGATGCTGTACTTTCAGATGATGGTGAAAAACTATATTATTTAGCCCGCTTTGAAAAGGGGATGAATTTATGGAGTACTGATTTGCGTACTAAAGAAACTAAAATGGAATTAGCTTTGAATACCTCTTTTGGTAGGTTAGCATGGGATAAAGAACATAAATCACTTTTTTTATTGAGCGGAGGAAGTATTTCTAAAATTAATCCACAAGGATTTAAGAAAGAAGTAGTGAAAATAGCTGGGGAAATGACCCAAGATGTGATGGCAGAACGTACATATATGTTTGAACACGTATGGTTACGAACTAAAGGTATTTTTTATACGCCAGATATGCATGGAGTCGATTGGGATCTACTAAAGAAGGAATATGCCAAGTATGTTCCTCACATAGGTAACAGCTATGAATTTGCAGAGATGCTTTCCGAAATGCTAGGAGAGCTTAATGTATCACACGCAGGTGCTCGTTATAATAACCGAATGAGTGGGGGTGATGAAACTGCTTCCTTAGGTATTTTTATAGATTATTCCTACGATGGAGATGGGATTAAGATAGCAGAAGTCATTAAAGGTGGACCATTAGATAAAGCTCATCTTGATATAGCGTCAGGAATGATTATTGAGAAAATCGACGGAGAAAAGGTTACGACAACTAAAGATGTTGCGCAATATTTAAACAGGAAGGCGGATAAATTTACCTTATTGGAAGTGAAAAGTGTTAGTGGAAAGGATACGAAACAAGTAACAGTGAAACCTATTTCTTTAAGAGAAGAAAATGCACTATTGTATAGACGATGGGTTAAAATAAATCAGGACGAGGTTGAAAGAATGAGTAATGGTCAGTTGGGCTATGTCCATATTCCGGGAATGGGAGATGGACCTTACCGAAATACCTATGAAGAAATGATGGGTAAATACCATAATCGAAAAGGAATGATAATTGACACACGTTTCAATGGAGGGGGTGACCTGGTTGCTGATTTAGCAATGTTCTTTACCGGAGAGAAATTTTTAGAATATGCTACTGCTGATCGTGCTGTAGGGTATGAGCCTACTTTCCGCTGGACAAAACCCACTTTAGCAATGTTTAATGAGGCTAATTATAGTGATGGGCATTGTTTTGCTTGCGGGTATACTGATCTGAATATTGGAAAAACAGTAGGTATGCCAGTTCCAGGTACATGTTCTTTTGCGGGATGGGAAACTCTTCCTGATGGAACTCGTTGGGGAGCTGTACCAATCAGCGTAAAGAATAAGGCAGGAGAGTGGTTAGAAAATAATGAAACGAAGCCTGATGTTCAAGTGAAAAATATGCCTGGTGCGATTGATCAAGGAAAAGATGAACAATTAGAACGTGCAATTCAAGAATTATTGAAAGAGATTCAATAA
- a CDS encoding thymidylate synthase codes for MKQYHDLLRHVLEHGHQKGDRTGTGTLSVFGYQMRFDLSEGFPMVTTKKLHLKSIIYELLWFLKGDTNTSYLTENGVRIWNEWADENGDLGPVYGHQWRNWNNEGIDQITELINTLKNNPNSRRMLVSAWNPSVLPDTNHTFAENVANGKAALPPCHAFFQFYVADGKLSCQLYQRSADVFLGVPFNISSYALLTMMIAQVCGYAPGEFIHTFGDVHIYNNHLEQVKLQLTRDCRPLPIMKINPKVNNIFNFNFEDFTLENYNPHPHIKGEVAI; via the coding sequence ATGAAACAATATCACGACTTATTGCGACATGTTCTAGAGCATGGTCATCAAAAAGGGGATCGTACAGGAACAGGCACCCTAAGTGTTTTTGGATATCAAATGCGATTTGATCTTAGTGAAGGTTTCCCGATGGTGACTACCAAGAAACTCCATCTAAAATCCATTATATATGAACTATTGTGGTTTTTAAAAGGCGACACCAACACTAGTTACCTTACGGAAAATGGTGTTCGTATTTGGAATGAATGGGCAGATGAAAACGGAGATTTAGGCCCCGTATATGGCCATCAATGGCGAAATTGGAACAATGAAGGAATCGATCAAATTACGGAACTTATTAACACCTTAAAAAACAACCCAAACAGTAGAAGGATGTTAGTGTCAGCTTGGAACCCAAGTGTACTTCCTGACACTAACCATACATTTGCCGAAAATGTCGCAAATGGTAAGGCAGCTTTACCACCATGTCATGCCTTTTTCCAATTCTATGTTGCAGACGGAAAGCTATCTTGTCAATTGTATCAACGTAGTGCTGACGTATTTTTAGGAGTGCCTTTCAACATTTCTTCCTATGCGCTCTTAACTATGATGATCGCACAAGTATGTGGGTATGCACCAGGTGAATTTATTCACACATTTGGAGATGTTCATATCTACAACAATCATTTGGAGCAGGTAAAACTTCAATTAACACGAGATTGCAGGCCTTTACCGATTATGAAAATAAACCCGAAAGTCAATAATATTTTCAATTTTAACTTTGAAGATTTTACACTTGAAAATTATAATCCTCATCCCCACATAAAAGGAGAAGTGGCCATTTAG
- a CDS encoding aminotransferase class V-fold PLP-dependent enzyme → MKNFRNDFPLTAQYTYLNTAGTGLMGEPLMDWRQEHDLDYLIGGSMYREKQHSFINEVRKTVGVFVNAPASNIALVPNFTIGWNMVLDGLSSDDSFLMISGDYPSILWPVEKRGFQCSYIEMTSEMEDQIAISFQNNKPSVFVFSIVQYSNGLKINLDFIKKLKAKNPNVLFVADGTQFIGTAPFDFSDAGIDIVISSAYKWLLGGYGCAFMAFSEFSKSKLIPKTIGFNSNKYNPDTSLLPFTGYFEPGHHDMLAFGSMAFSMKYLMRIGLDKIYEYVYSISKRAFEVLLEMDLLDDSIIERGIPSHILRIKGDQKLFEYLKGKNIVVTHRSNAIRVSVHFYNTEKEINQLLDALRKYFK, encoded by the coding sequence ATGAAGAATTTTCGAAATGATTTTCCGTTAACGGCACAATATACCTACCTTAATACTGCAGGAACTGGATTAATGGGAGAACCTCTAATGGATTGGAGACAAGAACATGATCTTGATTATTTAATAGGTGGCAGTATGTATAGGGAGAAACAACACAGTTTTATCAATGAAGTGCGAAAAACTGTGGGTGTTTTTGTTAATGCTCCAGCTTCCAATATTGCTTTGGTTCCAAATTTTACAATTGGGTGGAATATGGTTCTAGATGGGCTTAGCTCTGATGATAGCTTTTTGATGATTTCGGGCGACTATCCATCGATTCTATGGCCTGTCGAGAAAAGGGGGTTTCAATGTAGTTATATAGAAATGACTTCCGAAATGGAGGATCAAATTGCGATATCTTTTCAAAATAATAAACCTTCAGTATTTGTTTTTAGTATAGTTCAGTATTCAAATGGATTGAAGATTAATTTGGATTTTATAAAGAAGTTAAAAGCAAAGAATCCAAATGTACTTTTTGTAGCAGATGGTACTCAATTCATTGGGACCGCTCCATTTGATTTTTCGGATGCAGGTATTGATATAGTTATAAGTAGTGCTTATAAGTGGTTGCTAGGTGGATATGGATGTGCATTCATGGCCTTTTCCGAATTCAGTAAATCAAAACTAATCCCTAAAACTATAGGATTTAACAGCAATAAATATAATCCTGATACTTCGCTACTTCCGTTTACAGGATATTTTGAACCTGGTCATCATGACATGTTGGCTTTTGGTAGTATGGCATTTTCTATGAAATATTTAATGAGGATTGGGCTTGATAAAATATATGAATATGTTTATTCTATTAGTAAAAGGGCCTTTGAAGTACTCTTAGAAATGGATCTATTGGATGATTCAATAATTGAAAGAGGGATTCCATCTCATATATTGAGGATCAAAGGTGACCAGAAATTATTTGAATATCTAAAAGGTAAAAATATAGTAGTAACTCATAGAAGTAATGCAATACGGGTAAGTGTACATTTCTATAATACTGAAAAGGAGATAAATCAATTACTTGACGCCTTACGAAAGTATTTTAAATAG
- a CDS encoding 2TM domain-containing protein, protein MFSKKQNSSKITTEDHELFENAQRRIRQKKKLYNHFVIFVIGSIFLVIINKVLKYGVTYNWFVWAITFWSFLFFIHLVNVFVTNRFMGKEWERTQRDKLVAKQRKKIAEMEKEIADSIPIEESNKSLPKKNNI, encoded by the coding sequence ATGTTTAGCAAAAAACAGAACTCTTCAAAAATTACGACAGAAGATCACGAGCTATTTGAAAATGCACAACGTCGAATTCGTCAAAAAAAGAAATTGTACAATCACTTCGTAATTTTTGTAATTGGAAGTATCTTCTTAGTTATAATTAATAAGGTACTAAAGTATGGTGTAACCTACAATTGGTTTGTTTGGGCTATCACCTTTTGGTCCTTTTTGTTTTTTATTCACCTAGTTAATGTATTTGTCACAAATAGGTTTATGGGAAAGGAATGGGAGCGAACTCAACGTGATAAATTAGTCGCTAAACAACGTAAAAAAATCGCAGAAATGGAAAAAGAAATTGCCGACTCAATACCAATTGAAGAAAGTAATAAAAGCCTTCCTAAAAAAAACAACATATGA
- a CDS encoding NupC/NupG family nucleoside CNT transporter: MKKILTILFILISALGWTQSIEKTWGHTKENSPYLSLKEGSFQWNIEDNTIQGEYLHQQKLLFLYPDKMQDSIIRFKVETLTDSTLTLSKNGKQIKLVVQPEKENTTTSAQLIPNQGISTESILRGAIGMLAILIIAFIFSSNRKMIKWKTIGIGLSAQLLLAIGVLKVPFIQAAFEWVGNIFVLILDFTKAGSEFLLGGMMNVESFGFIFLFQVLPTIIFFSALTSVLFYLGVIQVIVRGLAWILTKLMGISGAESLSVAGNIFLGQTEAPLMIKAYLEKMTRSEILLVMVGGMATVAGGVLAAYIGFLGGSDPLLRLQFAKHLLAASVMAAPGAIVVSKILYPQQAAVDNNATVSTDAIGSNILDSIANGTTEGLKLAANVGAMLLVFIAFIAMINHIFGWIGDLTSLNALISEYTPYDKFSLESILGLIFSPLMWLIGVAKEDMMLMGQLLGIKLAASEFVGYIQLAELKNAANTLHFTYEKSVIMATYMLCGFANFASIGIQIGGIGSLAPGQRKTLSEFGMKAVLGGTLASLLSATLAGMIIG, from the coding sequence ATGAAAAAAATTTTGACAATTCTTTTTATACTTATAAGTGCCCTAGGTTGGACACAGTCCATAGAAAAAACGTGGGGTCATACTAAGGAAAACTCACCCTATCTTTCCTTAAAGGAAGGGTCGTTCCAATGGAATATTGAGGATAACACTATTCAAGGAGAATACCTTCATCAACAAAAGCTCCTTTTTCTTTATCCAGATAAAATGCAGGATTCTATAATCCGATTTAAGGTGGAAACCCTTACTGATTCAACACTTACTCTTTCCAAAAATGGAAAGCAAATAAAACTAGTTGTTCAACCCGAAAAAGAAAACACAACCACTTCCGCTCAATTAATACCCAATCAAGGAATTTCGACAGAAAGTATTCTAAGAGGAGCCATAGGTATGCTTGCCATATTAATAATAGCATTTATTTTTAGTAGTAATAGAAAAATGATCAAGTGGAAAACTATTGGGATTGGGCTTTCCGCTCAACTATTACTTGCCATTGGTGTATTAAAAGTTCCTTTTATTCAAGCTGCTTTTGAGTGGGTTGGAAATATTTTTGTACTTATTTTAGACTTCACAAAAGCGGGAAGTGAATTCCTATTAGGAGGAATGATGAATGTTGAAAGCTTTGGTTTTATCTTTTTATTTCAAGTTTTACCTACCATCATCTTCTTCTCTGCACTGACTTCTGTGTTATTTTATTTAGGTGTCATTCAAGTAATTGTTAGAGGACTAGCTTGGATTCTCACAAAACTCATGGGGATATCAGGAGCAGAAAGTCTCTCTGTTGCTGGAAATATTTTCTTAGGACAAACAGAAGCTCCCTTAATGATAAAAGCCTATCTTGAGAAAATGACTCGATCAGAAATTCTTCTTGTTATGGTTGGTGGTATGGCTACGGTTGCCGGAGGCGTATTAGCTGCATATATTGGATTCTTAGGAGGCAGCGACCCATTATTAAGATTGCAATTTGCTAAACATCTATTAGCGGCGTCAGTTATGGCTGCGCCTGGAGCTATAGTAGTATCAAAAATTCTATATCCTCAACAAGCAGCAGTAGACAACAATGCAACTGTATCAACTGATGCTATTGGCTCAAACATACTTGATTCCATTGCAAATGGTACTACTGAGGGATTAAAACTCGCAGCTAACGTTGGAGCCATGCTACTTGTATTCATAGCTTTTATCGCAATGATAAACCATATTTTTGGTTGGATAGGAGATCTTACCTCCTTAAACGCCCTTATTTCAGAATACACTCCTTATGACAAGTTCTCCTTAGAATCTATTTTAGGACTAATTTTCTCTCCACTTATGTGGCTAATAGGAGTAGCCAAAGAAGATATGATGCTAATGGGCCAGTTATTGGGGATAAAACTGGCTGCTTCGGAATTTGTAGGCTATATTCAATTAGCAGAACTTAAAAATGCTGCTAACACATTACATTTTACCTATGAAAAATCAGTTATAATGGCCACCTATATGTTATGTGGATTTGCCAATTTCGCATCTATCGGAATACAAATTGGAGGAATAGGATCTCTAGCACCAGGACAAAGAAAAACACTTTCTGAATTCGGAATGAAGGCGGTTTTAGGAGGGACACTTGCTTCACTCTTATCAGCCACGCTTGCCGGTATGATTATAGGATAA
- the fabD gene encoding ACP S-malonyltransferase — translation MNAYIFPGQGAQYVGMGMDLYEKSPLAKDLFETANSILGFSITDIMFQGTDDDLKQTRVTQPAIFLHSVILSKVLGNQFKPDMVAGHSLGEFSALVANGTLQFEDGLTLVSKRALAMQKACEIIPSTMAAVLGLEDSIVEKICTDISGVVVPANYNCPGQLVISGDIEAVNAACEALKAAGAKRALVLPVGGAFHSPLMEPAREELAAAIENTVFSQPSCAIYQNVPTTAVKDAATIKENLIVQLTAPVKWTQSVENMVKDGATHFTEVGPGKVLQGLVKKIHKEAEVASAIWE, via the coding sequence ATGAACGCATACATTTTCCCAGGGCAAGGTGCCCAATATGTTGGAATGGGAATGGATTTATACGAAAAATCCCCCCTTGCCAAAGATCTTTTTGAAACTGCAAATAGCATCTTAGGATTTTCTATTACAGATATTATGTTTCAAGGTACTGATGACGATCTTAAACAAACAAGGGTCACACAACCGGCTATTTTTCTTCATTCCGTAATACTAAGTAAAGTCCTAGGTAATCAATTCAAGCCTGATATGGTTGCAGGACACTCACTTGGTGAATTTTCTGCTTTAGTAGCAAATGGCACACTACAATTTGAAGACGGACTTACACTAGTGTCTAAGAGAGCCTTAGCTATGCAAAAAGCATGTGAAATAATACCAAGTACCATGGCAGCAGTATTAGGATTAGAAGATTCTATTGTGGAGAAAATTTGTACTGATATTTCTGGAGTTGTAGTACCTGCCAATTACAACTGCCCTGGCCAATTAGTAATTTCAGGAGATATAGAGGCAGTAAACGCTGCTTGTGAAGCACTAAAAGCAGCTGGAGCAAAACGCGCATTAGTCCTACCTGTAGGAGGAGCATTTCACTCTCCTTTAATGGAACCAGCTAGAGAAGAACTCGCTGCAGCAATCGAAAATACAGTTTTCAGCCAGCCTTCATGCGCTATCTATCAAAATGTTCCCACTACTGCTGTTAAAGATGCTGCGACTATCAAAGAAAATCTTATCGTTCAACTTACTGCACCCGTAAAGTGGACTCAAAGTGTAGAAAATATGGTAAAAGATGGAGCCACTCATTTCACTGAAGTTGGACCAGGAAAAGTTCTTCAAGGACTCGTTAAGAAAATACACAAAGAGGCAGAAGTTGCTTCAGCTATTTGGGAATAA
- a CDS encoding dihydrofolate reductase: MITIIAAAAENNALGKNNDLVWHLPDDFKRFKELTSGHYIIMGRKTFESFPKPLPNRIHIVITRQQNYHPQGCIVVNSMEEALKLAKNDPTPYIIGGGEIYEIGMSYAQCIELTRVHNSFDADTFFPEIDKELWELKERLYHPQDERHQYAFSYETYVRKQ, encoded by the coding sequence ATGATTACAATAATTGCAGCTGCAGCTGAAAACAATGCACTTGGCAAAAACAACGATTTAGTCTGGCACCTACCTGATGATTTCAAAAGATTCAAAGAACTCACTTCTGGACATTATATAATTATGGGAAGGAAAACATTTGAAAGTTTCCCAAAACCTCTTCCTAATCGTATACACATTGTTATCACACGACAACAAAATTACCACCCCCAAGGATGTATAGTGGTTAATAGTATGGAAGAAGCCTTAAAACTAGCTAAGAATGATCCTACACCATACATTATAGGTGGAGGAGAAATTTATGAAATTGGAATGTCATATGCTCAATGCATTGAACTAACAAGAGTACACAATTCCTTCGATGCAGATACCTTTTTTCCGGAAATTGACAAAGAATTGTGGGAATTAAAGGAACGCCTATATCATCCTCAAGATGAACGACATCAATATGCATTTTCCTATGAAACCTATGTAAGAAAACAATAA
- a CDS encoding Gfo/Idh/MocA family protein, which produces MENKRRDFLKLSGLASLGLVGTGLVGFKENNSPETLDPAQYLKPNRTQRFNMSGYRAPKLDKVRVAFVGLGMRGPGAVQRMSHIEGVEIKALCDLRPAQVDKALKLLEGTSHKPVTYSGNAFSWKAMFDRNDIDLVYIATPWDWHVPMAVYGMEAGKHVAVEVPAAKTIDECWELVETSERTKKHCMMLENCCYDFFEMLTLNMARQGFFGEIVHTEGAYIHDLVDLNFDKNGYESMWRLRENINRNGNLYPTHGLGPVCQIMNINRGDQMDYLTSLSSNDFMMRAKAAELAQTDNSFAEFANAEFRGQMNTTLVKTKNGKSIMIQHDVTSPRPYSRIHMVSGTKAFAQKWPRQGISTGHSWFKDDQMKEIEKKYTPEIITKIGELAKRMGGHGGMDFMMEWRLIDCLRNGLPLDQDVYDAALWSAITPLSEISVNNRSQSVDIPDFTAGAWKTNAPVDISLQGAGNTKVREKKK; this is translated from the coding sequence ATGGAAAACAAACGTAGAGACTTTCTTAAGCTTTCCGGTTTAGCTTCCTTAGGATTAGTAGGCACTGGTCTTGTGGGCTTTAAGGAAAATAATTCACCAGAAACGCTAGATCCCGCGCAATATTTAAAACCTAATCGCACGCAACGATTTAATATGAGTGGTTATAGAGCACCCAAACTTGATAAAGTGCGTGTGGCCTTTGTAGGACTTGGAATGCGTGGTCCTGGAGCGGTACAACGTATGAGTCATATTGAAGGAGTTGAAATTAAAGCATTATGTGACTTACGTCCGGCGCAAGTGGATAAAGCATTAAAATTACTGGAAGGTACATCTCATAAACCGGTAACTTATTCAGGTAATGCGTTCTCCTGGAAGGCTATGTTTGACCGTAATGATATCGATTTAGTATACATTGCTACTCCTTGGGATTGGCATGTGCCAATGGCAGTTTACGGAATGGAAGCTGGAAAACATGTGGCTGTTGAGGTTCCAGCTGCAAAAACTATTGATGAATGTTGGGAGTTGGTAGAAACATCAGAGCGTACCAAGAAGCATTGTATGATGTTGGAAAACTGTTGCTATGATTTCTTTGAAATGCTAACATTAAATATGGCACGTCAAGGATTCTTTGGAGAGATTGTACATACAGAAGGAGCATATATTCATGATCTAGTAGACCTTAACTTCGATAAGAATGGATATGAAAGTATGTGGAGACTTAGGGAAAATATAAATCGTAACGGGAATTTATATCCTACACACGGTTTAGGTCCAGTTTGCCAAATTATGAATATTAACAGGGGAGATCAGATGGATTATTTGACATCGCTTTCTAGTAATGATTTTATGATGCGTGCTAAAGCGGCAGAATTGGCTCAGACTGATAATTCATTTGCTGAGTTCGCTAATGCTGAATTTAGAGGGCAGATGAACACCACTTTGGTTAAAACCAAAAACGGTAAGAGTATCATGATTCAACATGATGTCACTTCTCCACGTCCGTATTCCCGTATACACATGGTAAGTGGGACCAAAGCATTTGCACAGAAATGGCCTCGTCAAGGTATATCGACTGGTCATAGCTGGTTTAAGGATGATCAAATGAAGGAAATTGAAAAGAAGTATACTCCTGAAATTATCACTAAAATCGGAGAATTAGCCAAACGTATGGGCGGTCATGGGGGAATGGACTTTATGATGGAGTGGAGACTAATTGATTGCTTGCGTAATGGATTACCATTAGACCAGGATGTGTATGATGCTGCTCTTTGGAGTGCTATTACGCCGTTGTCTGAAATTTCGGTAAATAATCGTTCACAATCAGTGGATATACCTGATTTTACTGCTGGAGCATGGAAAACTAATGCTCCGGTGGATATTTCACTTCAAGGAGCTGGAAACACAAAAGTTCGCGAGAAGAAAAAATAG